TGCTTTTATACTGATAATTAACATTGAAATCCGATACAAAATAACCTTTGGCAACGATAGAATTATCCTCGTTTGCCGGACGACTTTTTAAATAGCGGTATCGAAGCCCGCCTGAAAAACCCTGTATTTTTTGAAAACTTAAACCTCCAGTAGTGGTAAAATCTGGCGCTAACGGAATGTAATCCTGACCTTTTGGTTCGTCAATACTTCTGGCATACGTATAATTGGCATCCGCATCAAAATACAACCAATCGTTGAGTTGATAACGCAATCCGAGTTCAGCTCCCATACGTTTTGATTTTCCGCTTGGCTCAATGATTCCGGCATCTCCAACATACACAAATTCTTGTTCTAAGAATAAATACCACAAAGCGGAGTTCACAATTAACTTGGGAAAAGGCTTCCAAATGGTACCAATATCTGTTCCTATTGCCGTTGGTAAAACTTGTTTTTCGTTATTTTGAACCACTACCCGAGTATCATTCGAATGAAATCCAATTCCTGATTTTAGAAAAAACTGTAAATTATTATTTTGAGAATAAATGAAGTTCAATTTTGGTGAAAATTTCACTTTGGATTCTGATTGTGTTTTGTAATCCGTAGTTAACTTATCTTGGTAATTGAATTTGAAATAATCCAATCGAATCGCCGGATTAATCATCAGTTTCCCAAAATTAAATTCTGAATTGAAATAGCTAAATAGATTAGACTCATCAATATCTCCTAATTTTATATTTTCTAAAACCGTTTTTCTGTTCAAAGTATGCGAAAGCTCGGAATCCTTTGTAGCATCTGCACGAAAACCAACTCCGTATTGAAACAAAACAGCAACATCATTTAAATTCGTTTTCTGATTCAATTCTGCATTCATTCCATAAATAGCCCTGTTTTCTTTCTGTTTGATTTGGTCTCCATTTATTGGATCTTCTAAAAAGAAAGTGAAATTAGAATACAATTCAAATTGATAATTTGAATAAAAAGCATTTGCTTTTAAGAATGCATTTTCATCAATTGGCTTGCTCAAACTCACATTTACATTGGTTCTGGAGGTATTTCCACCTTCTGTATCGTCAACAGCACCAAATCTTGAAATCGTTCCATCATCAATCAGACGTTGCGGAATTTGTCCGGAAGCGTCCCATTTGCTGGAAAAGCGAGAAGCTAAAACCGAGAATTTGCTGTTATCGCTAAGTATAGTTGAATATTTCCCCAATAAGTTGATTCGGTTGAAGTTTTGAGGGGAATCAAATGGCCCGTCAGTGAGAATATATTCTGTGGCAATGTAGGCGCTTTGCGTTTTTTGGTTGCCCAAAAGATTGAATAAACCAACGGTTCTCAAGGTATTAAATTGCCCTATTTCTAAACCAATACTACTTTTTTCTAATTTGTCTTTAGTTTGAAAACCTACATAGCCAGCAGTAGCAAAATTTCCTTTGTCAGCATAATAAGTTCCTTTCCCAAAATCTATTTTTTCGACCGTTTCCGGAATCACAAAATGCAAATCAGCATAGCCTTGACCGTGTGCGTGAGAGACCATGTTTACAGGTATTCCGTCAACAGCGATAGCAATATCAGTTCCGTGGTCAATGTCAAAACCTCTCAAAAAAAGTTGCTCTGCTTTGCCTCCTCCCGCATGTTGACCAATAAATAATCCGGGTACTTTTCGTAAAATTTCCTGCGAAGAATTTACAGGAGTAGTTTGTAAATCTATTTTAGAAATGACATTCATAGCCGAAAGTTTTGGTTGAATTACTATTTCATTCAATCTAAAAATATCATCTTCCAAAATAATAATCACTTCTGAAGAACTAATGGTAAAATTTGTTTTTTTGTACCCTAAAGCATTTATTTTTAAGACATCACCAACCACTGTTTTATCAATACTAAAGAAGCCAAATTCATTTGTATGTGCGTGATTTTCAGAATTTGTATTTATTAAATAGGCATTTTCTACTGGAATACCGTCCATATCAACTATTTTTCCTTTTTGGATTTGTCCATAAGAAGTTAGCCCGAAAAAAGAAATCAGGAGTAGTAATATATTTTTCATCATGTTACAATTGATTTACTTTTTTGTCAAAATTTGGTCCCAATTCATACAAACTTGAACTCAATTCTTCTTTAATTGGTATTACTTTTTGAGCTAAATTATTTGCTTTATAAATCATAGCCAAATGATATTGTACTTTCGGTTCATGCGATTTTCCAACCACATGATTTTGAGCAATTTCTAGTGCTTTTTTATTTTGTCCAATATTTAAGTAAGACCAAGCTAATAAATCATATGAATCCGGAGTTGGCCTGTGATTGACTTCAATTTTAGCAATTTCTAATGCTTTTGAAGCACTTTGTTTATCATCGGCATAAACTAGAACATTATATTTATTGTACATCGCACCATAATTATTGTTTTTTAGCATAGAAAAATAGGCGTTTTTGTTTTTAATTTCTTCGCTTTTATTTGCTTCAAATTGAGCTATGTGAGATTTTAATAAATAAAAATCAGGTGTATTATGTCTGGATGTAATTGCGTCTATAATCCTGTTGGCTTCATTTGAATTTCGTTCTTTAGAAAAAATAATCCAGGCAATTCCCTTTAAAGCATAAGAGTAATTGGGGTCTAATGCTAAGGTTTTTAGGTAACTGTCATACGATTCCTGAATTTTACCTGCATGTCCATAAAAATCCCCCAGATTAGAATAGGACCAAATTTTGAGTACTTTATTATTTTCTTTTTCAGCGATAGTTCTGGCTTTTTCCATAAAAGTAATGGCAGTTTTCAAATCACCTTTATGATCATTCCATTTTGCTAACCTAATTAAAAAATCAAAATCGTTCATGTCTCGAATGGCGTTTAGATTTTTTACTGCTTCTGCATAATTTCCTAATTCCATCTGAACGTCAAAAAGTAATTTTTGGGTTTCTTTTTTCCCCTCGCCTATTGCTAATGCTTTATTGGCTAATGTCAGCGCTTCTTTAAAACGGTGTTGCGAAATGTAATTTCTTGCTAATGATCGAATCGTTGAAACTTTTGAATAATCATAGGCTTCATTAGATTTTGTCAATAATTCTTCGGTTTTGTATAAGTTTTTAATATTTCCGGTATATTCAAAAAGGGTGCTGTAGTTTGACGCTATTAGACTTAAATAACTAATTTGATTTGGGGCAGCATCAAATTTTTTTTGCCAAAAATCAATTTCATTTTGAGCAAATGTTACTGATTTATTGTCTTTTAAAGTCAAGTATTTTTCATAATCGGCTTTCTGGGTAATTTGTTTTGGCTTAGTCTCGCAACCGAATATAAATAGGATTGTGAAAACCAAAAATGGAAGTTTTTTTAAAGTTTTCATGCTCTAATTGTTTTGTTTGTTTGTTTGTTTGTTTGTTTGTTTGTTTGTGAAGAAAAAAAACAGAGCGGCTTTACTAGTAGCACACTCTGTTTTTTTTATACTATTACCAGGCTGTTGCCAAATATGGAAAAGAGGTTCCGAAAGCTTTATCGTTAGCATTAACATTATCCGATGTAAGACCAGGATTTGAAGCTCCGGTTGAACCTCCAAAAATCAGCAATAATTCTACATCAATAACATCATCTGCCAAAGCTCTTCCGGTTAAAACATTAGTACCATCAAAGAATGTTGTAGTTCCTGTTTTTGAAACATTTATAACATCTGTAGCCAGAAGTCCTGTAAATTGTGCGGCTGTTTGTCCCAAAGCATTTGTTGTAAAATTGGGGTTTAAAGCCATTAATCGAGATTGGAATACAGATTGATATTTTGCTCCCATTGCCGAAGGAATTGCGGCATTAAAATCATCTTTTGGCTGACCTGAAGCTATAAAAACAGTATTTATTGCGGGTCTTGCCATTTGATCTTGCTGAACAAAAGTTCCTGAAAAATCAAGTGCTACCTGATTGTTATTTGTATCATCATTATTATCACAATTTACAGATACAACTGCAACCACTAAGGCAATTGTCATCATTTTGAATGTATTAGATTTCATATCGTTACGTTTTTAATAAAGTTAGTTATTGTTTTTTCTTAGTTTCTGCCCACACATTCAATGTACTTGAATTACCTAACATTGCTTTTGGAACTTCAACAACTACTGATAGTACATTTGTTCCTGCAAAAGTGTCTACGCCAGGATTATTAAATCCCGAGGCTGTTCCGCCAAGAATTGCTTTAAATTGACCTAAGTCAAAAAAGAAAGGATCATCTCTTGGTCCAGCAAAAAATTTCATTCCGTTTTTTTCAGCAGTCAAAGCTGATGCGCCATAAGAAGAAATAGTTACGCTTCCCGAAGCTGCAGCGGTTTTAATTGTACTTGAAATTCCTGTTGTACCTGGAGCTACTGGTCCAAAAAAGTACATTTTGTCATCTCTTTTTACTGCTTGAATTACTAAATCTTCCACATTATCTCCTGTGTTGTCGATATTAATTTCAATCATTACATTGTCATTAAATACCGCCGCCGCAGTTGCATTAGGACTTAACAGCCCTTGTGTATTTACAGCAAATACCAAGTTGTTTGTGTCTTGTCCTTGAAATGTGTAGACATCAGTAATATCTGCAGCATTACCCGTTACAGCCGGAGCATCGATGTGATCTGCAGCTACTAATATTAAGCCTGAAACCGCCACTAGCGATAGACCTAAAATCATTTTTGTTTTTTTCATTTTGATTTAAATTAAAAGGTTATAAAAGCATTTACGGGATTACATACAGTTTGGTTTTAATAATCTTAAAAAAAAATCAAAATATTTTATAAACTATTCATTGTCAGATTTTTAAATGTTTAAAAAAAATGTAATTATTTGAAAAAAGTATTTTTTTTAGGATAGAAACAGATATAATTTGTCAATTGTAAATAAGAATGTATAAGTTTGTAAAAGCAAAATAAAACGAATATGACCCAAGACGAATTATTAGTATTAATTTACAAGAAAGACGAAAAAGCGTTCACACACCTTTATGATATGTACTCTAAAAGTTTGTTTTCGGTGATTAAAGTTCTTGTTAAAAATACCGAAGAAGCCGAAGATGTTCTCCAAGAAGTTTTTGTAAAAATCTGGAAAAACATTGATTCTTACCACGAAAGCAAAGGCAGGTTTTATACATGGATTTTGAATATTGCCAGAAACACTTCTATAGATAAATTGCGTTCCAAGAATTTTAATAACAGTCAAAAAAACCTTTCTTCTGATAATTTCGTACATCTATTTGAAGACAGTAATAAAGTCGTAAATAAAATTGATGCTATTGGTATTCAGGAATTTGTAAAAAAGCTGAAACCCAAATGCATTCAAATAATTGATTTACTGTTTTTTAAAGGCTATACCCAGCAAGAAGCTTCAGATGAATTAGAAATTCCTTTGGGCACTGTGAAAACACACAATAGAAATTGTATCAATGATTTAAGAAATTATCTAAAAGTATAATGGAAACGAAACAATATATAGAATCCGGTATATTAGAACTTTACGTTTATGGTTTACTTAGTGAAGCCGAAAACTTAGAAGTAGCCGAGATGGCTAAAAAAAATCCAGCAATTAATGACGAAATTATTGCGATAGAAAAGGCAATTGTAGCTTTATCATCGAGTTTTTCTCCGTTTCATTCTGTGGCAAATTACGAAAAAATAAAAGCGAAACTAGAACTTAAGCACGCAGATGTAATTGAATTACAACCAAGCAGAAATTGGTCACAATACATGGGTTGGGCTGCGGCAATTATTTTGTTATTAGGCATCGGATACCAATACAATCAATTGGATCAAACTAGCAATCAGGTAGCGACAACAACACTCGAAAAAGTAAAATTAGAAAAAGATTTGAATGCTTTACAATTAAAAAACAAAGCTAATGAAACCAGTTTAGCCGTTGTTCGGGATTCGAAAAACACGGTTGTTGCTCTTGGTGGACAAGCTGCAGCTCCGGAATCTTTTGCAAAAGTGTATTGGAACAAAGAAACTAAAGTTGTTTATGTAGATGCCGCAGGATTACCGGAACCACCAAAAGGAATGGTTTATCAGGTTTGGGCTTTAAAGCTAAATCCGTTAACGCCTACCAGCATTGGATTATTAGAGAAATTTGACGTGAATAATCAAAAAATGTTTGCTGTTAATAACGCGGAAGAAGCCGAAGCTTTTGGAATTACACTTGAACCTGCCGGCGGAAGTATAACTCCTACAATGGAACAATTGTATACATTAGGAAAAGTATAAAACAGTATTTCTATAAAAACAAAAAGGTTCAACCGCAAAGTTGAACCTTTTTGTTTTAAATAATGCTTATCCCTTTAAAATAAATAAAACATTAATTACGGCTAATTATATTTTTTCATTTTAATCTATCAAATTAATTAAGCATATCAAGAATAATCTATTTTATCGCATTCTTTTAAAAACCAGATTTTTGAGTTTGGACTTCATTCTTTTGGAAGGATTGAACTTTATTTTAGAGCCTTTAATATTGGCTGTTCCCAATTCTTCCAGCGTATCGGCAGGAGTGCCTTGAACTGTTATTTGAAACGAACCCAAACTATCAATTCGCACGATGCTTCCTGCTGCTAATGCCTCGGAAATTACTTCTGTAAGACCAATGATTACACCATAACAATCGGCTTTGCTAACGGTAGATCGCGAAGCTACTATTTCGGCTAGACTGTCTAAATCTTCCTCTCCATTATGAATCGCACAAGGGTAATATTTGATTTGGGGTGGCGAAACCAATATGTTTTTCTTGGGTACCATTTTAAATTGTATGGCCATACTTGTATTGTATAATTATCATTTTATTCAATCTTTACTCCATATTTAAGTTGATGAATGTTCATTCCACTAACCTGTATTACTATTTTTGTTGTCAATAATTACAAATATAGTTAAAGATATATAAGTTTAATTAAAAATATATGCATCTTTATATAATAAGAAATATATGTTTTATTTTAAATATCTATATCTTTTTAATAATTGAACTTGATATCTTAAAAAAACACAAAGTTACTATAGAATTTTCGAGTCAGAGAAGAAAAGAGAAAGAGTTGCTTTGGATACTCTTGAATTTGTTATTACAACAAAAAATCTCCATACGAATTGCAATTTGCAAAGGGCATCGAGATTCAAGTAAATCTGTAATAGTTTTAAATTATTGATTATAAAAAATTAAAGGAAATTTAACCAATAGGTAGTTTTACCAATTGTTCATATAATTAATATCTTAAAAACAACATTATCTCCATATTGGCGTACTAACCAACTCTGTGGAACCCATATTATCCTATGGTCTTAGTATCATATTATAAAAGACCCATTCATTATTTTTTTCAATTACCGATTATAAGAATAAACTAAAGCAAGCAGTCGCGTGCTAAACTTAGTAAAAGTACGTCTCTTTTTTTTAATTAAATATTTAACACTTACGAAATAAATTAACATTTAATCAAAAATAGATTATTTGTTGCTACGAACTTTGACCTACTATAAACTAAATAGGCTGCCCTAATAAAAGGGCAGCCGTAAGTTAGTTATTCATTCTTATTACATCTTCATTGAAAACTCATCCTTATATAAAAACTTTTTAAGCAGGTGAATAAATATCTCCAGATACGTAATAGCGCAAAACGCCAGCTATATAAATAACATTTAATCTAACAGTTGCCCCTGCTTCAATATTTAAATTATTTCCTCCAGATGGAAAAATTTTACTGTAGAAGAAACCGCTCATTAGTAATGACCCTGTTTCGTTTGTATTTATAATTGTACAAGTAAAACCATTTGATAAATTATTTTCAGAAACAGTAACATTACCTGATAAATAAATAATTTTTCCTGAATCTAAATCTGTTATAAAAGTATTTGATGCATCCCTTGTAGCAGATAAGCTTGCAGGTTCTCCTGCAGGACCTTGAGGTCCCATTGGTCCTGTTGCTCCATCTAAACCATTCTGACCATCAATTCCGTTTAAACCTGCTGGTCCTTGAGGTCCCATTGGCCCTGTTGCTCCATCTAAACCATCATTTCCTGCCGGTCCTTGAGGTCCCATTGGCCCTGTTGCTCCATCCAAACCATCATTTCCTGCTGGTCCTTGAGGTCCCATTGGTCCTGTTGCACCGTCTAAACCGTTGATTCCATCAATTCCATTTAAACCTGCTGGTCCTTGAGGTCCCATTGGTCCTGTTGCTCCATCCAAACCATCATTTCCTGCAGGTCCTTGAGGTCCCATTGGTCCTGTTGCACCGTCTAAACCGTTGATTCCATCAATTCCATTTAAACCTGCTGGTCCTTGTGGTCCCATTGGACCTGTAGCTCCATCCAAACCATCGTTTCCTGCTGGTCCTTGAGGTCCCATTGGCCCTGTTGCTCCGTCTAAACCATCATTTCCTGTTGGTCCTTGAGGTCCCATCGGGCCAGTTGCTCCGTCTAAACCATTTACTCCATCAATTCCGTTTAAACCTGCGACACCTTGAGGTCCCATTGGTCCTGTAGCTCCGTCTAAACCATCATTTCCTGCTGGTCCTTGAGGTCCCATCGGTCCTGTTGCTCCATCCAAACCATCATTTCCTGCCGGTCCTTGAGGTCCCATTGGACCTGTAGCTCCATCCAAACCATCATTTCCTGCTGGTCCTTGAGGTCCCATTGGTCCTGTTGCACCGTCTAAACCGTTGATTCCATCAATTCCATTTAGACCTGCCGGTCCTTGAGGTCCCATTGGACCTGTAGCTCCATCCAAACCATCATTTCCTGCTGGTCCTTGAGGTCCCATTGGTCCTGTTGCTCCATCCAAACCATCATTTCCTGCAGGTCCTTGAGGTCCCATCGGGCCAGTTGCTCCGTCTAAACCATTCTGACCATCAATTCCGTTTAAACCTGCTACACCTTGTGGACCCATCGGTCCTGTTGCTCCATCTAAACCATTCTGACCATCAATTCCGTTTAAACCTGCTACACCTTGTGGACCCATTGGGCCTGTTGCTCCATCCAGACCATTTATTCCATCAATTCCGTTTAAACCTGCTACACCTTGAGGACCCATTGGGCCAGTTGCTCCGTCTAAACCATTTACTCCATCGATTCCGTTTAAACCTGCTGGACCTTGTGGTCCCATTGGTCCTGTAGCTCCATCCAGACCATTTATTCCATCAATTCCGTTTAAACCTGCGACACCTTGAGGTCCCATTGGTCCTGTTGCTCCATCCAGACCATTTATTCCATCAATTCCGTTTAAACCTGCTACACCTTGTGGTCCCATTGGACCTGTAGCTCCATCCAATCCGTCATTTCCATCAGCACCATTTAATCCTGCTACACCTTGTGGACCCATTGGACCTGTTGCTCCATCTAAACCATTTTGACCATCAATTCCGTTTAAACCTGCTACACCTTGTGGACCCATTGGGCCTGTTGCTCCATCTAAACCATTCTGACCATCAATTCCGTTTAAACCTGCTACACCTTGAGGACCCATTGGGCCTGTTGCTCCATCTAAACCATTTTGACCATCAATTCCGTTTAAACCTGCTACACCTTGTGGACCCATTGGGCCTGTTGTTCCATCTAAACCATTTTGACCATCAATTCCGTTTAAACCTGCTACACCTTGTGGACCCATTGGGCCTGTTGCTCCATCTAAACCGTCATTTCCAGCTATACCTTGAGGGCCAGGAATAGAACTCCCAGATGATTTAGCATATAAAGCATAAGGAACACTCATCAATTGTGAAGTACCAATTATAGTATATGAAGTACCTCCAGTTGGGTCGATTTCAGTCTTAATAAAGTAAGGACCATTTGCCCAATCAATAGTGCTATAATAACCTGTAACTGAATTTCCATTACCAATTTCCAATGTAATTAATCCATTTGCATTGGAAATGGGGGTTTGTGTTTCTGTATAAACTTCTGTACCTGTTAAAGAACCCTGTAAAATACTGATTTTAATTCCAATAGGTTGATTTACTATTAAGTTATTGTCAGAATTTCTGATTATGGCTTGGTAGCTCATAAAATCTTGTTCTTGAGCAAATGTTGTGATTGATAAAAATAATAACAATCCTAAAATATATAATTTCTTCATAGTTTAGTTAGTTTTAATGATTTTAAAAGTCTTAACTTCTTTATTGCTTTCTAACACTTTTAATAAATATATAGCATTAGGATAATGCTCCATTTGAATAGTTGTGGACG
This region of Flavobacterium lacustre genomic DNA includes:
- a CDS encoding TonB-dependent receptor; translation: MKNILLLLISFFGLTSYGQIQKGKIVDMDGIPVENAYLINTNSENHAHTNEFGFFSIDKTVVGDVLKINALGYKKTNFTISSSEVIIILEDDIFRLNEIVIQPKLSAMNVISKIDLQTTPVNSSQEILRKVPGLFIGQHAGGGKAEQLFLRGFDIDHGTDIAIAVDGIPVNMVSHAHGQGYADLHFVIPETVEKIDFGKGTYYADKGNFATAGYVGFQTKDKLEKSSIGLEIGQFNTLRTVGLFNLLGNQKTQSAYIATEYILTDGPFDSPQNFNRINLLGKYSTILSDNSKFSVLASRFSSKWDASGQIPQRLIDDGTISRFGAVDDTEGGNTSRTNVNVSLSKPIDENAFLKANAFYSNYQFELYSNFTFFLEDPINGDQIKQKENRAIYGMNAELNQKTNLNDVAVLFQYGVGFRADATKDSELSHTLNRKTVLENIKLGDIDESNLFSYFNSEFNFGKLMINPAIRLDYFKFNYQDKLTTDYKTQSESKVKFSPKLNFIYSQNNNLQFFLKSGIGFHSNDTRVVVQNNEKQVLPTAIGTDIGTIWKPFPKLIVNSALWYLFLEQEFVYVGDAGIIEPSGKSKRMGAELGLRYQLNDWLYFDADANYTYARSIDEPKGQDYIPLAPDFTTTGGLSFQKIQGFSGGLRYRYLKSRPANEDNSIVAKGYFVSDFNVNYQYKSINFGISIENLFDTAWNETQFATESRLQNESESVEEIHFTPGTPFFMKGKITYTF
- a CDS encoding DUF4331 family protein, which codes for MKSNTFKMMTIALVVAVVSVNCDNNDDTNNNQVALDFSGTFVQQDQMARPAINTVFIASGQPKDDFNAAIPSAMGAKYQSVFQSRLMALNPNFTTNALGQTAAQFTGLLATDVINVSKTGTTTFFDGTNVLTGRALADDVIDVELLLIFGGSTGASNPGLTSDNVNANDKAFGTSFPYLATAW
- a CDS encoding DUF4331 family protein, whose translation is MKKTKMILGLSLVAVSGLILVAADHIDAPAVTGNAADITDVYTFQGQDTNNLVFAVNTQGLLSPNATAAAVFNDNVMIEINIDNTGDNVEDLVIQAVKRDDKMYFFGPVAPGTTGISSTIKTAAASGSVTISSYGASALTAEKNGMKFFAGPRDDPFFFDLGQFKAILGGTASGFNNPGVDTFAGTNVLSVVVEVPKAMLGNSSTLNVWAETKKKQ
- a CDS encoding RNA polymerase sigma factor, yielding MTQDELLVLIYKKDEKAFTHLYDMYSKSLFSVIKVLVKNTEEAEDVLQEVFVKIWKNIDSYHESKGRFYTWILNIARNTSIDKLRSKNFNNSQKNLSSDNFVHLFEDSNKVVNKIDAIGIQEFVKKLKPKCIQIIDLLFFKGYTQQEASDELEIPLGTVKTHNRNCINDLRNYLKV
- a CDS encoding anti-sigma factor, which translates into the protein METKQYIESGILELYVYGLLSEAENLEVAEMAKKNPAINDEIIAIEKAIVALSSSFSPFHSVANYEKIKAKLELKHADVIELQPSRNWSQYMGWAAAIILLLGIGYQYNQLDQTSNQVATTTLEKVKLEKDLNALQLKNKANETSLAVVRDSKNTVVALGGQAAAPESFAKVYWNKETKVVYVDAAGLPEPPKGMVYQVWALKLNPLTPTSIGLLEKFDVNNQKMFAVNNAEEAEAFGITLEPAGGSITPTMEQLYTLGKV
- a CDS encoding HU family DNA-binding protein is translated as MAIQFKMVPKKNILVSPPQIKYYPCAIHNGEEDLDSLAEIVASRSTVSKADCYGVIIGLTEVISEALAAGSIVRIDSLGSFQITVQGTPADTLEELGTANIKGSKIKFNPSKRMKSKLKNLVFKRMR